GCCGCACTGGGAGGAGCCGGTCCTCGGCACCACGCTGGGCGAGGCCTACTCGATCCAGGGCGACCAGGGCGCGCTCATCCAGATGAACTGCAACGTCTGCCACCGCTACGACCGCGAGACGAAGGGCGCCTCGGCCATCAACCTCGCGAAGCAGCTGGTGCGCGAGAAGGGGTGCCGGGCCTGCCACGTCGTGAACGGGCGCGGCGGGCAGATCGGGCCCGACCTCACCTACGTCGGCGACAAGGCGCCCGAGCAGTACGACTACTCGCGGCTCCTCGGCCAGAAGACCGCCTTCGCCTGGCACGTCGCGCACGTGAAGGAGCCGAAGGCGCTCGTGCCCGACACCGTCATGCCGACCTTCGGCTTCTCCACCCAGGAGGCGCAGGCGCTGGCGATGCTGGTCATGTCGTGGCGCCGCGCCACGGTGCCGGCCGCCTACGTCTCGGGCGCGCCCCGGGGCGAGCCGCAGACGCCCCGGGAGGTCGCCGAGGAGGAGCGCATGAAGACCGGTCCCGGCGCCTGGTTCGTCAAGACCGGCTGCTACATCTGCCACAACATCTCCTCGCTCGGAGTGAAGAGCCCGGCGCAGATCGGCCCCGACCTCTCGGTGGCGGTCGAGGACGTCCAGAAGCGCTTCGGGCGCACGCTGGACGACTTCCTGCGCGAGCCGACCGGGACCATGTCGGTGGTGCTGTCCCGCCAGATCGTCCTCACCCCCGAGGAGAAGGCCGTCGCGGTGCAGAAGCTCCGCGAGGCGTTCGCCGAGTTCCAGAAGCAGAAGGCGGAGGGCGAGGGGGCCGGGGCGAAGCTGCGCAAGCCCGGCAACGAGCCTTCCAACGAAAGGAAGACGCCATGACGAACCGGATCGGTGGCTCCCTCGCCCTCGCCGCCGCCGCGGCGCTGCTCGCGGCCGGCTGCGCCCCCTCGAAGCCGAAGGGCGCCCAGCGCCAGCAGCGCGGCGCGTCCGACCTCGCCGTCGCGGCGGAGAAGACCTACGTCGCGCCAGGGGATCTCGACGAGTACTACATGTTCTCGTCGGGCGGGCACTCCGGGCAGGTCTTCGTCTACGGCATCCCGTCGATGCGCCACATCACGACCATCCCGGTCTTCACCCCCTACCCGGGCGTCGGGTACGGCTTCGACGACGACACGAAGAAGATGCTGGGCGAGTACACCTGGGGTGATGCCCACCACCCGGCGCTCTCGGAGACGAACGGCGACTACGACGGCCGCTGGCTCTTCATCAACGAGATGAACGGCCGGATCGCGCGCATCGACCTGCGCGACTTCAAGACGAAGCAGATCCTGGGGCCCATCGCGAACATCTCGGGGAACCACGGCTCGTCCTTCGTCACGCCCAACACCGAGTACGCGATGATGTCCACGCGCTTCTCGGCCCCCATCCCGAACGGCACCTACGCGCCGATCGAGAAGTACGCCACCGACTACAAGGGCGTCATCGCCGGCATCAAGATCGACCCGAAGTCGGGCGAGATGTCGCTCGGCTGGGAGGTGGTGACCCCGCCCTTCGACTGGGACCTGGGCGACGCGGGGAAGGGCCCCTCCGACGGCTGGATGTTCTTCACCTGCTACAACTCGGAGCGCGGCACCGGCAAGCTCGAGGTGACCGCGTCGCAGCGCGATCGCGACTACATCGGCGCGGTGAACTGGAAGCTCGCCGAGAAGGCGATCCAGGAGGGCAAGGGGAAGCTCATCGGCGGGGTGAAGGTGCTCGACCCGCGCGACGTGCCCGGCCTCATGTACCTCATGCCCTGCGGCAAGTCCCCCCACGGCGTCGACGTGTCTCCCGACGGGAAGTGGATCGTCGGCTCCGGGAAGCTGCAGGGCGTGACGACCGTCTTCAACTTCGAGAAGGTCCAGACCGCCATCCGGAACAAGGAGTTCACCGGGGACGAGGACGGCATCCCGGTGCTGCGCTACGAGGCGATCAAGGACGCCGAGGTGCCGGTCGGGCTCGGGCCGCTCCACACCCAGTTCGGCGGCGACGGCTACGCCTACACCTCGCTCTTCGTCGACAGCGCCATCGCCAAGTGGAAGCTCGGCACCTGGGAGGTCATCGACAAGATCCCCGTCTCCTACTCGGTCGGCCACCTGGCGGTGGCCGGCGGCGACAGCGCCCACCCCTGGGGCAAGTACCTCGTCTCGCTCAACAAGCTCTCCCACGGCCGGCACCTGTCGGTCGGCCCCTCTCAGCCGGAGAGCTCGCAGCTCATCGACATCAGCGGCGAGAAGATGAAGCTGCTCTACGACGCCTTCACCGAGCCCGAGCCGCACTACGCCCAGATCATCAAGGCGGACAAGGTCCACCCCATCGAGATCTATCCGAAGGAGGAGAACCACCACCCGCTCGCCATCTGGGACGTGAAGGAGGCCGGCCCGACGCGGCAGGGCGACAAGGTGGTGGTGAAGACGGTGGTG
This Anaeromyxobacter diazotrophicus DNA region includes the following protein-coding sequences:
- a CDS encoding c-type cytochrome; translation: MERRTLFPQAPRDRLILGIVGVLLVVSTVLFIWSDRAKDWRWYQAEFRRRVTEKYGAEKAATVPSGLKQLWIADLRRADRCITCHQAVAWKGFETAEEPFRTHPPELLRSHPVERFGCTACHGGEGYAIDAEDAHGPTPHWEEPVLGTTLGEAYSIQGDQGALIQMNCNVCHRYDRETKGASAINLAKQLVREKGCRACHVVNGRGGQIGPDLTYVGDKAPEQYDYSRLLGQKTAFAWHVAHVKEPKALVPDTVMPTFGFSTQEAQALAMLVMSWRRATVPAAYVSGAPRGEPQTPREVAEEERMKTGPGAWFVKTGCYICHNISSLGVKSPAQIGPDLSVAVEDVQKRFGRTLDDFLREPTGTMSVVLSRQIVLTPEEKAVAVQKLREAFAEFQKQKAEGEGAGAKLRKPGNEPSNERKTP
- the nosZ gene encoding Sec-dependent nitrous-oxide reductase, with the translated sequence MTNRIGGSLALAAAAALLAAGCAPSKPKGAQRQQRGASDLAVAAEKTYVAPGDLDEYYMFSSGGHSGQVFVYGIPSMRHITTIPVFTPYPGVGYGFDDDTKKMLGEYTWGDAHHPALSETNGDYDGRWLFINEMNGRIARIDLRDFKTKQILGPIANISGNHGSSFVTPNTEYAMMSTRFSAPIPNGTYAPIEKYATDYKGVIAGIKIDPKSGEMSLGWEVVTPPFDWDLGDAGKGPSDGWMFFTCYNSERGTGKLEVTASQRDRDYIGAVNWKLAEKAIQEGKGKLIGGVKVLDPRDVPGLMYLMPCGKSPHGVDVSPDGKWIVGSGKLQGVTTVFNFEKVQTAIRNKEFTGDEDGIPVLRYEAIKDAEVPVGLGPLHTQFGGDGYAYTSLFVDSAIAKWKLGTWEVIDKIPVSYSVGHLAVAGGDSAHPWGKYLVSLNKLSHGRHLSVGPSQPESSQLIDISGEKMKLLYDAFTEPEPHYAQIIKADKVHPIEIYPKEENHHPLAIWDVKEAGPTRQGDKVVVKTVVVRSTITPTSVEVNQGDTVTFAITNIEQTTDELHGFGLLGYNKNIVIDPGETKTVTIKADKPGVFPYYCTNFCSALHQEMQGYLIVKPRK